One segment of Paenibacillus pabuli DNA contains the following:
- a CDS encoding motility associated factor glycosyltransferase family protein — translation MQDYERNLAVIKKRFPHVLEGDFVQKGSVKGEFRLTESLEKDHEWLAAVKGAVGTLKSVFVYGFGQGLGLSDLLELYPDRIFFVYEPDEESFINATHHMDITFVLEHPNIYAISIGNKQLNKLFSIMSTHIHDEMAFVASRYYLENQIDVLHSTKTNYLEYKKIFESNQNVRNLFRHDWIRNSLFQIPTMLKIPSLNQLIGKLKGTTAIIVSSGPSLEKDIQWLEKLREHAIIISAGSSIQALVKKGIQPHLAVIMDGGEVNSKIFSSELAKQTPTLFTSSAYYGVSDFKEEGLCYGVMNNDEVTSYFMDIKKDDMILRPNPTVAGTAIQAAAWLGCTRIIMMGQDLSFPGEQFYAEGINHGDRSYIDKVIRQAEHTVVNVNGEHNRTTAGFLQMKDRIENLITVLPKIEFINLTHNGAHIEGSAWKPVEDVFEIVKKEQVDNSVIVNLLDQVKTSIVNPVQMERVKAKMIRTKEEISELLIEIDQILKLIKKIRELSRTKPKKCQNSLEMIEQKWGGVVNKDWFNPLYETLLPAEISRFDRELPSIITEKSIIRKSDLIAEHLGELLHQILGQTSFLTEVLSESIERMEGLQPERSFNARL, via the coding sequence ATGCAGGACTACGAACGGAATTTAGCTGTAATTAAAAAGCGTTTCCCACACGTTTTAGAAGGCGATTTTGTCCAAAAAGGATCTGTAAAAGGAGAATTTAGACTAACAGAATCATTAGAAAAGGATCATGAGTGGCTGGCTGCGGTTAAGGGAGCAGTTGGTACTTTAAAGTCCGTTTTTGTTTACGGGTTTGGCCAAGGATTAGGATTAAGTGATTTGCTTGAATTATATCCGGACCGTATTTTCTTTGTGTATGAGCCTGACGAAGAATCGTTTATAAATGCTACGCATCATATGGATATCACATTTGTGCTTGAACATCCCAATATTTATGCTATTTCAATTGGGAATAAACAGTTAAATAAGTTATTTTCGATTATGTCTACTCATATTCATGATGAAATGGCGTTTGTAGCTTCTCGCTATTACCTCGAGAACCAAATTGATGTCCTGCATTCTACAAAGACAAATTATTTGGAGTATAAAAAAATTTTTGAGTCCAACCAAAATGTACGAAATCTTTTTCGTCACGACTGGATACGAAATAGTTTATTTCAAATACCAACGATGTTGAAAATACCTTCTCTCAATCAATTAATTGGGAAACTTAAAGGAACTACAGCAATTATTGTATCATCAGGACCTTCCTTGGAAAAGGACATTCAGTGGCTAGAGAAGTTGAGGGAGCATGCGATTATTATTTCAGCAGGCTCAAGCATACAAGCATTGGTAAAGAAAGGAATCCAACCTCATCTTGCAGTTATAATGGATGGAGGAGAGGTAAATTCAAAAATTTTCTCTAGTGAACTAGCGAAACAAACTCCAACTTTGTTCACTTCTTCTGCTTATTACGGCGTCTCAGATTTCAAAGAGGAAGGGCTTTGCTATGGAGTAATGAATAACGATGAAGTGACGAGTTACTTTATGGATATAAAGAAAGATGATATGATTTTACGTCCAAATCCCACTGTTGCCGGAACAGCAATCCAAGCGGCCGCTTGGCTGGGATGTACGCGTATTATTATGATGGGACAGGATTTGTCTTTCCCTGGAGAACAGTTTTACGCTGAGGGGATTAATCATGGGGATAGAAGCTATATTGATAAGGTGATCAGACAAGCTGAGCACACTGTTGTCAATGTTAATGGAGAGCATAACCGAACAACTGCAGGCTTCCTGCAAATGAAAGATAGGATTGAAAATCTAATTACTGTTCTTCCTAAAATTGAATTTATTAACTTGACTCACAATGGTGCCCATATAGAAGGTTCTGCATGGAAACCGGTAGAGGATGTATTTGAGATCGTAAAAAAAGAACAGGTGGATAATAGTGTAATTGTAAATCTATTGGATCAAGTGAAAACCTCAATCGTAAATCCCGTCCAGATGGAAAGGGTAAAAGCAAAAATGATTCGGACAAAAGAAGAAATATCCGAACTATTGATTGAAATAGACCAAATTTTAAAATTGATTAAAAAAATCAGGGAGTTAAGCCGTACTAAGCCTAAAAAATGCCAAAATAGCTTAGAGATGATCGAGCAGAAATGGGGGGGAGTCGTAAATAAGGATTGGTTTAATCCGCTTTATGAAACCTTGCTCCCAGCTGAGATCAGCCGATTTGACCGGGAACTTCCAAGTATTATTACTGAGAAAAGTATTATTCGTAAATCTGATTTAATCGCAGAGCATTTGGGAGAACTGCTACATCAGATTCTTGGACAGACTTCTTTTTTAACAGAGGTGTTAAGTGAGTCGATAGAGAGAATGGAAGGTTTACAACCAGAGAGGAGCTTCAATGCCAGACTATAA
- the fliS gene encoding flagellar export chaperone FliS → MINSPYQKYQQAQAQTASKPKLLIMLYDGAIRFVKSGIEGIEQKNYEKANNNLCKAQGIVNELISSLDFSYTISNDLIRVYEYMLHLLIESNVHKNIAKAEEVLEYLVDLRETWVEASKSVGGAVV, encoded by the coding sequence TTGATTAATTCACCTTATCAGAAATATCAGCAGGCTCAGGCACAGACTGCTTCAAAGCCCAAGTTGTTGATAATGCTGTATGATGGTGCCATTCGTTTTGTGAAGTCTGGTATTGAAGGGATTGAACAAAAAAACTATGAAAAAGCCAATAATAACTTGTGTAAGGCGCAGGGTATTGTCAATGAGCTTATCTCATCGTTGGATTTCTCCTATACCATCTCCAATGATCTTATCCGAGTCTATGAATACATGCTTCATTTGCTTATAGAATCTAATGTTCATAAGAATATCGCTAAAGCTGAAGAAGTCCTTGAGTATTTAGTGGATCTTAGGGAGACCTGGGTTGAAGCGAGTAAGAGTGTTGGTGGAGCTGTCGTATGA
- the fliD gene encoding flagellar filament capping protein FliD, with the protein MVTRISGLASGMDIDTLVKNLVKADSQPLTKLNQQKQLLEWKRDNYRETSVKLVSFIQDKLSSLSKSASLNAQKATVTGNATAVTAKATSSASGVLEVSVTKLAKAAKTVSTENPTKTDASITDWSNVKLSDITGYSSDTIKIGDTTITDVTEDTTLGSLISKINSSSAGVTAVLDSSTGQVSLTSKTTGNKDVALTGSIFTALKLNSSLTGGEDASLRVNGVTMTSASNNLTVNGVELTLNNVSNDQVTTIAVSKDVDSIVATVQSFVDSYNELLTFMNGKVGEERYSKYAPLSTEEKSAMTDDEIELWTSKAKSGMLKNDSILTSAISDMRAAMIQGVTLSDGSKISFADLGMSTGTYETKGKLLLDTDKLKASLEKNPDIVNNFFGQNYSNSTVNNTYTENDGIFARMRKISNTAVIKLAETAGTSKYSSDLTAAFLSNSTMGTQLLGMDRRISELTSKISMKETNYYKKFTAMETAINKYNSISSSLASYL; encoded by the coding sequence ATGGTTACACGTATTTCTGGTTTGGCATCGGGTATGGATATAGACACACTAGTTAAGAATTTGGTGAAAGCGGATAGTCAGCCTCTCACCAAGTTGAATCAACAAAAGCAACTCCTCGAATGGAAACGAGATAATTATAGAGAGACCAGTGTGAAATTAGTTTCTTTTATTCAGGATAAACTATCTAGTTTAAGCAAGAGTGCCTCGCTGAACGCACAAAAGGCGACGGTAACCGGAAATGCAACAGCGGTTACCGCAAAAGCTACTTCCTCTGCAAGTGGGGTATTGGAGGTCAGTGTTACAAAACTGGCTAAGGCTGCAAAAACGGTATCCACTGAGAATCCCACAAAAACAGATGCATCAATAACCGATTGGAGCAATGTTAAATTATCTGATATAACTGGATATAGTAGTGACACGATTAAGATCGGTGATACTACCATTACAGATGTTACCGAAGATACAACTCTAGGTTCACTTATCTCCAAAATCAATAGCAGCTCAGCAGGAGTTACAGCAGTGCTTGATAGCTCAACTGGTCAGGTATCATTAACTAGCAAAACAACGGGGAATAAGGATGTTGCTTTGACAGGAAGCATTTTTACTGCGCTTAAGCTTAACTCAAGCCTAACAGGAGGAGAAGATGCTTCATTAAGAGTTAATGGTGTTACTATGACTAGTGCTAGTAATAACCTAACAGTAAATGGTGTGGAACTTACCTTAAACAATGTTAGTAATGACCAGGTTACAACGATTGCAGTCTCAAAGGATGTAGACTCCATAGTTGCGACGGTTCAAAGTTTCGTCGATTCATATAACGAACTTTTAACTTTTATGAATGGTAAAGTTGGTGAAGAGAGATATTCCAAATATGCTCCTCTTTCTACGGAAGAGAAGAGTGCAATGACGGATGACGAGATCGAATTATGGACCTCTAAAGCCAAGAGCGGGATGTTAAAAAATGATAGCATATTAACTTCTGCCATTTCAGATATGAGAGCGGCCATGATTCAAGGAGTCACTTTGTCAGATGGTTCTAAAATTAGTTTTGCCGATCTGGGAATGTCTACAGGGACTTATGAAACAAAGGGTAAACTTCTTCTGGACACCGACAAATTAAAAGCCTCACTTGAGAAAAACCCTGATATTGTGAATAATTTCTTTGGACAAAATTACTCCAATTCTACTGTGAACAACACATACACGGAGAACGATGGTATTTTTGCACGCATGCGGAAGATTTCCAATACGGCTGTAATCAAGCTGGCAGAGACTGCAGGTACTTCCAAGTACAGCTCTGATCTGACTGCTGCTTTCTTGTCGAACAGTACCATGGGGACTCAGTTGTTAGGAATGGATAGAAGAATAAGCGAACTAACTTCCAAGATTAGTATGAAAGAAACGAATTACTATAAGAAATTCACAGCTATGGAAACTGCGATCAATAAATACAATAGTATTTCATCAAGTTTGGCAAGTTATTTGTAG
- a CDS encoding flagellar protein FlaG codes for MSSINSSSSVSKGENQFPASAKKETTPMEQGQMPQAIVNQFTSIAEMNESQKETINELNKAIEAIQGPQKSFEISVHEETQAIMIKVLNKETGDIIREVPPEKILDLAAHMMEITGIIIDKKV; via the coding sequence ATGAGTAGTATTAACTCGTCCAGTTCTGTAAGCAAGGGAGAAAATCAGTTCCCAGCCTCAGCTAAGAAAGAAACTACTCCTATGGAACAGGGGCAGATGCCTCAAGCAATAGTTAACCAATTCACAAGCATTGCCGAGATGAATGAAAGTCAGAAAGAGACCATAAACGAATTAAATAAAGCGATTGAAGCTATTCAAGGGCCGCAAAAATCGTTCGAAATCTCTGTTCATGAAGAGACTCAAGCCATCATGATTAAGGTGTTGAATAAGGAGACAGGGGATATAATCAGAGAAGTTCCACCAGAGAAGATTTTGGATCTTGCGGCTCATATGATGGAGATTACAGGGATAATTATTGATAAAAAGGTGTAG
- a CDS encoding flagellin, with product MIINHNLPAVNTHRNMGLNNTAASKNMEKLSSGLRINRAADDAAGLSISEKMRGQIRGLEQAQRNVQDGISFAQTAEGAMNEVSSMLTRMKELNVQKENGTYSDSDKSNINAELNQLGSQIDAIMTNTTFNGINITDDVVVQADDSNFQITITGVSTTGFSGLSSATNLSSVSDAITAVAKQRSNLGAVQNRLEYTSNNLGTTVENLTASESRIRDTDMAKEMVALSKNNILLQASQSMLAQANSAPQGVLSLLR from the coding sequence ATGATTATCAATCACAACTTACCAGCGGTTAACACACACCGTAATATGGGTCTGAACAACACAGCAGCAAGCAAAAACATGGAGAAATTGTCTTCCGGTCTGCGTATCAACCGTGCAGCTGACGATGCTGCAGGTCTCTCCATCTCCGAAAAAATGCGCGGTCAAATCCGTGGTTTGGAGCAAGCTCAACGTAACGTTCAAGACGGTATCTCATTCGCACAAACAGCTGAGGGCGCAATGAACGAAGTATCCTCCATGCTGACTCGTATGAAAGAACTGAATGTACAAAAAGAGAACGGCACTTACAGTGATAGCGACAAATCCAACATCAATGCCGAGTTGAATCAGCTGGGATCGCAAATTGATGCAATCATGACTAATACTACTTTCAACGGAATCAACATCACAGATGATGTTGTTGTCCAAGCTGATGATAGCAACTTCCAAATCACAATCACTGGTGTCTCCACAACTGGTTTCAGTGGATTGTCTTCCGCGACTAACCTTTCTAGCGTTAGTGATGCAATTACTGCAGTTGCTAAACAACGTTCTAACCTGGGTGCGGTTCAAAACCGTTTGGAGTACACTTCCAACAACTTGGGTACAACTGTTGAAAACTTGACTGCGTCCGAATCCCGTATTCGTGATACAGACATGGCTAAAGAGATGGTTGCTCTGTCCAAAAACAACATCTTGCTGCAAGCTTCCCAATCCATGCTTGCTCAAGCAAATTCTGCACCACAAGGCGTATTGTCCTTGCTTCGTTAA
- the csrA gene encoding carbon storage regulator CsrA — MLVLTRKKGESIVISEDIVLTVLSVDGENVKLGIAAPREIDIYRKEVLDAIEQNNQNAAMNLETLQKTMKGLGRITE, encoded by the coding sequence ATGCTGGTACTTACACGCAAAAAAGGTGAATCCATTGTCATTTCAGAGGATATCGTACTGACCGTGCTATCTGTAGATGGAGAGAATGTGAAGCTTGGTATAGCAGCTCCAAGGGAAATTGATATCTATCGCAAAGAAGTTCTCGACGCGATCGAGCAAAACAATCAAAATGCGGCGATGAATCTGGAGACATTGCAAAAAACGATGAAAGGACTTGGGAGAATAACTGAATAG
- the fliW gene encoding flagellar assembly protein FliW → MNKMTQHNDMNTTEEQMVKETYAFHKGIPGFEELKSFDLQQHDEVFSLFSSVEEPAVAFVTVNPFDFHPDYEFELSPENVEDLGVTDPGDVEVRCIVTLHDDIRNATANLLAPIVFNKQKKWGKQIVLQNTEYKTKHALWREEDSSNKDGDI, encoded by the coding sequence ATGAACAAAATGACTCAACACAATGATATGAATACTACTGAAGAACAGATGGTAAAAGAAACATATGCCTTTCATAAAGGAATCCCTGGTTTTGAAGAACTGAAATCCTTTGATTTGCAGCAGCATGATGAAGTGTTCAGTCTCTTTAGTTCCGTTGAAGAACCGGCTGTGGCCTTTGTAACCGTAAATCCATTCGATTTTCATCCGGATTATGAGTTTGAACTTTCTCCTGAAAACGTAGAAGATCTTGGCGTAACAGATCCAGGTGATGTGGAGGTCCGTTGTATTGTCACTTTACATGATGACATTCGAAATGCCACAGCAAACCTGCTGGCTCCAATTGTGTTCAATAAACAAAAAAAATGGGGCAAACAAATTGTACTTCAAAATACAGAATACAAAACGAAACATGCACTATGGAGAGAAGAAGATTCTTCTAATAAGGATGGTGACATCTAA
- the flgL gene encoding flagellar hook-associated protein FlgL, whose product MAIRVTSGMMSTQMLSNLNRNLNRMDTMSNQISTGRKINKPSDDPVGVTYALRYRAELAANEQYQSNTDAAVSWLDATDSNMQQALDVAKRLKELAVQGSNGTLSDSDLEAVNLEVEELKKHLVDIGNTQIRGKYIFNGQTYDKQPYELSGTVTDYADVETDTKGVLYSISEQVTFQINTSGADFFGNKGDTDNIFRIIDNLSAALNSGDQAGVQQQLQNIESRSTKMQASLSEVGARTNRIELVQNRLQDQDLNFTTLQSKTEDADVASLMIQATSAQTIYEAALKSSAQIMQPSLMDFMR is encoded by the coding sequence ATGGCTATTCGCGTAACCTCAGGCATGATGAGCACTCAGATGCTTAGCAACCTGAACCGCAACCTGAATCGAATGGACACGATGTCCAATCAGATTTCTACCGGTCGTAAAATCAATAAACCATCAGATGATCCTGTTGGTGTAACTTACGCGCTCCGTTACCGTGCAGAGCTGGCGGCCAATGAGCAGTATCAATCCAACACGGATGCAGCAGTAAGCTGGTTGGATGCGACCGATTCGAATATGCAGCAAGCATTGGATGTAGCGAAAAGGTTGAAAGAACTGGCAGTGCAAGGTTCCAACGGAACCTTGTCGGACTCTGATCTTGAAGCTGTTAATCTGGAAGTAGAGGAATTGAAGAAACATCTTGTGGATATTGGGAATACTCAAATCCGCGGGAAGTATATTTTTAACGGTCAAACCTACGATAAACAACCATATGAATTATCGGGAACAGTAACCGACTATGCGGACGTGGAGACAGATACCAAAGGAGTTCTTTACTCTATTAGTGAACAGGTCACTTTCCAAATTAACACCTCGGGGGCAGATTTCTTCGGTAATAAAGGTGATACGGATAATATATTTAGAATCATCGATAATCTTTCTGCTGCATTAAACAGTGGAGATCAAGCTGGAGTTCAACAGCAACTGCAAAACATTGAATCCCGTTCAACCAAAATGCAAGCTTCACTTTCAGAGGTTGGCGCACGTACCAACCGGATTGAATTGGTTCAAAATCGTTTGCAAGATCAGGACCTAAACTTTACTACTCTTCAATCGAAAACAGAGGATGCAGATGTGGCTAGTCTTATGATACAGGCTACTTCTGCACAGACGATCTATGAAGCAGCGCTTAAATCTTCTGCTCAGATCATGCAGCCATCTCTTATGGACTTTATGAGGTAA
- the flgK gene encoding flagellar hook-associated protein FlgK: MASTFHSIETAKRSLITQTAALNTTGHNVANANTPGYSRQVVNMTAADPIDAVAFYRTTSPGQLGTGVEFNSIMRVRESFLDGQFRNENTSLGGWTVRNSTLEKLETIMNEPSDTGIRTVLNNFWNSWSDLSQDPQDVTNRKIVKETTLALTDGLNQISLQLDALTNDLTNNVSLKTTEINSYLQSIADLNNNIVKVEQLGDNANDLRDQRDYAVDQLSKIAGVQITELDSGYQVTIAGQVAVTGAAVVPVTADILENAYQAGTLTGGEVYGMIHSRDQYVADYRNQINQLANTLATGDIEITIPAGSVLPSGTVFNNITYSDANNNRTLTSDLKVTVQGINGLHKLGYTLSGNTPTAGGDFFTTKDGSGTITAGNITLSTDIQNDPNNIATSMRTTGTGTGESVVLGNNSLALALAGLKDVKFDFGTGLSKPTTVDDFFGAIVGQLGVQTQEANRQAQNAQLLTEQVDLNRQSVSGVSLDEEMSNLIKFQHAYSAAARFMTAYDELLNKLINSTGVVGR, translated from the coding sequence ATGGCTTCAACATTCCATTCAATTGAAACGGCCAAACGCAGTTTAATTACGCAAACCGCCGCTTTGAACACCACAGGACATAACGTTGCCAATGCAAATACACCGGGTTATTCACGTCAAGTCGTCAATATGACTGCGGCAGATCCGATTGATGCTGTGGCATTTTATCGCACGACATCTCCAGGCCAGCTTGGAACAGGGGTTGAGTTTAACTCCATTATGCGTGTGCGTGAATCTTTTCTTGATGGTCAGTTCCGTAATGAAAATACGTCACTCGGAGGATGGACCGTCCGGAACAGTACACTGGAAAAGCTCGAGACGATTATGAATGAGCCCTCGGATACGGGGATTCGAACCGTTCTGAACAACTTTTGGAACTCATGGTCCGATCTGAGCCAAGATCCACAGGATGTTACCAACCGCAAGATCGTGAAGGAAACAACGTTAGCGCTAACAGATGGTTTGAATCAGATCAGTCTCCAATTGGATGCACTGACTAACGATCTGACCAACAACGTTTCATTAAAAACAACCGAAATTAATTCATATCTGCAGTCCATCGCGGATCTGAATAACAACATTGTAAAAGTGGAGCAGCTTGGAGATAATGCCAATGATTTGCGTGACCAACGCGATTATGCAGTAGACCAGCTCTCCAAGATTGCTGGCGTTCAGATAACAGAACTGGATAGTGGCTACCAGGTAACGATTGCAGGCCAAGTAGCAGTTACCGGAGCAGCAGTTGTTCCTGTCACGGCTGATATTCTGGAGAACGCCTATCAAGCGGGTACGCTAACGGGTGGCGAAGTCTACGGAATGATCCATTCCCGTGATCAATATGTAGCAGACTATCGCAACCAGATTAATCAACTGGCAAACACACTCGCAACCGGAGATATTGAAATTACCATTCCTGCTGGATCCGTATTGCCTAGCGGCACGGTGTTCAACAATATCACCTATTCCGATGCCAATAACAATAGAACGTTAACATCAGATTTGAAAGTCACAGTTCAAGGGATTAATGGACTGCACAAACTGGGTTATACGCTTAGTGGAAATACGCCAACAGCAGGTGGAGACTTCTTTACAACCAAAGACGGTTCAGGAACGATTACGGCTGGGAATATTACATTAAGTACAGATATCCAAAATGATCCGAATAACATCGCAACTTCGATGCGTACGACCGGAACAGGTACAGGTGAAAGTGTAGTACTGGGAAATAACAGCTTGGCGCTGGCTTTGGCTGGGTTAAAAGATGTAAAATTTGATTTTGGTACTGGACTGTCCAAACCAACCACGGTGGACGACTTTTTTGGAGCAATTGTAGGACAACTTGGTGTCCAGACCCAAGAAGCTAACCGTCAGGCGCAAAATGCTCAACTCCTCACGGAGCAGGTTGACTTGAATCGTCAATCTGTAAGCGGCGTATCTCTCGATGAAGAGATGAGTAACTTGATCAAATTCCAGCACGCGTATAGTGCAGCAGCACGTTTCATGACTGCCTACGATGAGCTACTAAACAAACTCATTAACAGCACTGGTGTAGTCGGTCGCTAA
- a CDS encoding flagellar protein FlgN: MAIESIIDVLEQLQVAHEDMLVLGEQKKEAVVANKVETLIALINQESKLAKRIELIEQQRLQEVHQFLEERGIKSKLNLTISELMRLVFDASEKKRLLQAQTSLTDVLQKVKFLNEANQQLIQQSLSYIDFFIETMSFHSESEATYQNPSEKPYGMARSGLFDTRA; the protein is encoded by the coding sequence ATGGCGATTGAATCAATAATCGATGTACTTGAACAGCTGCAGGTCGCACATGAGGATATGCTGGTATTGGGAGAACAAAAGAAGGAAGCTGTTGTTGCCAACAAAGTCGAGACACTGATTGCTCTGATCAATCAAGAATCCAAATTGGCTAAAAGAATTGAATTGATCGAGCAGCAGAGACTTCAGGAGGTCCATCAGTTCCTGGAGGAACGTGGCATCAAGTCGAAACTGAATCTAACGATCAGTGAGTTAATGAGACTTGTTTTTGATGCTTCCGAGAAGAAGAGGCTTCTACAAGCTCAAACCTCATTAACGGATGTGCTGCAAAAGGTGAAGTTTCTTAACGAAGCCAACCAACAGCTGATCCAGCAGTCACTGTCGTACATCGACTTTTTTATTGAGACAATGTCATTTCATTCTGAATCAGAGGCCACATATCAGAATCCTTCAGAGAAGCCTTACGGTATGGCTCGCTCCGGACTCTTTGATACTCGGGCTTAA
- the flgM gene encoding flagellar biosynthesis anti-sigma factor FlgM, which translates to MKINEPNRIGAINSYQRNIESNQQADAKKSRRKDEVSISPEAMKMLEDQSRTQDAARTQRIQELKEQVNSGTYQVDSQKLAEKLAPYFKNFPNQ; encoded by the coding sequence ATGAAAATCAATGAACCGAATAGAATTGGTGCTATTAATTCCTACCAAAGGAACATTGAATCCAATCAGCAGGCTGACGCTAAGAAAAGCCGCCGTAAGGACGAAGTATCCATTTCTCCGGAGGCGATGAAGATGCTTGAAGATCAAAGTCGTACACAGGATGCAGCACGTACGCAGCGCATTCAGGAATTGAAGGAACAGGTAAATTCGGGAACGTATCAAGTAGACAGCCAGAAGCTCGCTGAGAAGCTCGCTCCATACTTTAAGAACTTCCCTAATCAATAG
- a CDS encoding TIGR03826 family flagellar region protein: protein MNLGNCPRCGRLYALNFRDVCSNCIKEIEQEYQTCVDYLRENKGTNIQELSDATEISIKQITKFIREGRISIENAPNMMYPCEVCGTLIREGHMCDSCRNRLTKDLAGAAREVGQKDNGNIGGRAYNAVDKLRDS, encoded by the coding sequence ATGAATTTGGGTAATTGTCCTCGCTGTGGTAGGTTATATGCATTGAATTTTCGAGATGTATGCTCGAATTGCATCAAGGAAATTGAACAGGAATACCAGACTTGCGTAGATTATTTGCGGGAAAATAAAGGCACTAACATACAGGAACTATCTGATGCAACGGAGATCTCCATTAAGCAGATCACCAAGTTCATCCGGGAGGGACGGATTTCCATCGAAAACGCCCCGAATATGATGTATCCTTGTGAAGTATGCGGAACGTTAATCCGTGAAGGACATATGTGTGACTCGTGCCGTAATCGCTTAACGAAGGACTTGGCTGGAGCCGCACGTGAGGTAGGTCAGAAGGATAACGGCAATATAGGCGGACGAGCCTACAATGCTGTCGACAAACTGCGGGATTCATAG
- a CDS encoding ComF family protein — protein sequence MTHRLHNLFAPPGATCLTCGTRAVLSPTYPGICTRCAQQIPWIRSIRCQRCGRAIGCPDCSRPHMANRSFICNRSAVQYNALMKEWISMYKFRGHERYAPLLTSLLIQGFQAMSEELSLIAAKETQASVAHPATFALPPVDAGFHPPSPRASTYARVQPPSALASAAVRANPQAVTRNPQSLLQTPKPRWRPDAVTYVPVSNERLAERGFNQAERLATGLAAACRLPVVDLLQRRINTRKQSFKTRGERIETMKEAFLIGSDAMDILRDFYIGEAGLKTARGHACPLQLLLIDDIYTTGSTLDACGRVILYAAVSSDIPIEIYTLTLARS from the coding sequence TTGACCCATCGCCTACATAACCTGTTTGCCCCGCCTGGGGCAACCTGCCTGACCTGTGGCACCCGTGCCGTACTATCTCCAACCTACCCAGGGATTTGTACACGCTGCGCTCAGCAGATTCCTTGGATTCGCTCCATCCGCTGTCAGCGCTGTGGCCGGGCCATCGGTTGTCCGGACTGCAGCCGCCCACATATGGCAAACCGTTCGTTCATCTGTAACCGCAGTGCCGTCCAATACAATGCTCTCATGAAAGAATGGATCAGCATGTACAAATTCAGGGGTCACGAACGCTACGCACCGCTGTTAACGTCGCTTCTCATTCAAGGCTTTCAAGCCATGAGTGAAGAACTGAGTTTGATAGCGGCAAAAGAAACCCAAGCTTCCGTGGCTCATCCCGCCACCTTTGCTTTACCTCCGGTGGATGCCGGATTCCATCCACCGAGTCCGCGCGCATCAACTTACGCGCGCGTTCAGCCACCAAGTGCGCTCGCATCAGCAGCCGTGCGCGCCAACCCTCAAGCAGTGACTCGCAATCCGCAGTCGCTGCTCCAAACCCCAAAGCCGCGATGGCGGCCTGATGCGGTAACTTACGTCCCCGTCAGCAACGAGCGCCTTGCCGAGCGCGGCTTCAACCAGGCCGAGCGGCTCGCTACCGGACTCGCCGCAGCCTGCCGTCTACCTGTAGTTGATCTGCTGCAGCGCCGGATCAACACCAGGAAGCAGAGCTTCAAGACACGTGGCGAACGGATTGAGACGATGAAGGAAGCTTTTTTAATAGGCTCAGACGCGATGGACATTTTGAGAGACTTCTACATAGGCGAAGCAGGACTTAAAACTGCTAGAGGGCACGCTTGTCCACTTCAATTGCTATTAATCGATGATATTTATACAACGGGCAGCACGCTGGACGCCTGCGGAAGGGTTATTTTATATGCAGCTGTTTCAAGTGATATTCCAATAGAGATCTATACTCTAACTCTAGCTCGATCATAG